Proteins from one Cyclopterus lumpus isolate fCycLum1 chromosome 11, fCycLum1.pri, whole genome shotgun sequence genomic window:
- the LOC117738776 gene encoding H-2 class I histocompatibility antigen, Q9 alpha chain-like, with protein sequence MTWTLCLLMMSLHGAAAVTHSLKYFYTASSGVPNFPEFVSVGLVDELPISHYDSKTRREEPKQDWMRRVTEQDPQYWKRETEKSLGNQQVYKGNIETAKQRFNETGGVHIFQKMYGCEWDDETGEVKGYQQYGFDGEDFLSYDHETESWIAPRQQAVITQQRWNNNKALMENKKHYYTEVCPEYLKKYVNYGRSSLMRTELPSVSLLQKTPSSPVCCHATGFYPTTATLFWRKDGEELHEDVDPGEILPNHDGSFQMSVDLKLSSVPAEDWRRYECVFQLSGVKDIIVTPLEEAVIRTNREKSSDTTIITIIIIVLAVGALLAVAVGGVAYKKRTAKCPPSPDNSSELSEKLNPETQ encoded by the exons ATGACGTGGACTCTGTGTCTCCTGATGATGAGCCTTCACGGCGCGGCGGCAG TGACTCACTCTCTGAAGTACTTCTACACTGCGTCCTCTGGAGTCCCAAACTTCCCAGAGTTTGTGTCTGTTGGGCTGGTTGATGAACTTCCAATAAGTCACTATGACAGTAAGACCAGGAgagaagaacccaaacaggaCTGGATGAGGAGAGTCACAGAACAGGATCCTCAGTACTggaagagagagactgagaagTCTTTGGGCAACCAGCAGGTCTACAAAGGCAACATTGAAACAGCAAAACAGCGCTTCAATGAAACTGGAG gtgtccACATTTTCCAGAAGATGTACGGCTGTGAATGGGACGATGAGACtggtgaggtcaaaggttatcAACAGTATGGTTTTGATGGAGAAGACTTCCTGTCTTATGACCATGAGACAGAGTCCTGGATCGCTCCCAGACAACAGGCTGTCATCACCCAACAGAGGTGGAATAACAACAAAGCtctgatggaaaacaaaaagcactaCTACACTGAGGTGTGTCCTGAGTACCTGAAGAAGTATGTGAACTATGGGAGGAGCTCTCTGATGAGAACAG agCTTCCCTCAGTGTCTCTCCTCCAGAAGACTCCCTCCTCTCCAGTCTGCTGCCACGCTACAGGCTTCTACCCGACCACAGCCACACTGTTCTGgaggaaagatggagaggagctGCACGAGGACGTGGACCCAGGAGAGATCCTCCCCAACCACGACGGATCCTTCCAGATGAGCGTGGACCTGAAGCTCTCATCAGTCCCAGCTGAAGACTGGAGGAGGTacgagtgtgtgtttcagctgtcTGGTGTGAAGGACATCATCGTCACCCCACTGGAAGAAGCTGTGATCAGGACCAACAGAG AGAAGTCTTCtgacaccaccatcatcaccatcatcatcatcgtcctcGCTGTGGGGGCTCTTCTGGCTGTCGCTGTGGGGGGAGTGGCTTACAAaaagaggacag CCAAATGCCCTCCGAGTCCTGACAACAGCTCCGAGCTCTCTGAGAAACTGAACCCTGAGACTCAGTGA